One Triticum dicoccoides isolate Atlit2015 ecotype Zavitan chromosome 5B, WEW_v2.0, whole genome shotgun sequence genomic window carries:
- the LOC119305984 gene encoding uncharacterized protein LOC119305984, protein MSRLSGDVERQIKGDSIRVVRARLDRVCFNWKFYSWAFSVLNPATGDSIALPTGFSKELAHELEVEWTKEWHCRVALCAFGQVSSTREYKALRVSEIRDRKVCEVITFDDANHGSWRRKQDPPSPHIFPSRSMRCVVVDGVVYFLKDFYSNYSKTGVITIEPGSVASFNLETEEWGVLRGPEQVQSFVQENEHYTYIKLDLQLELAELNNCLVMVHNIYSISIDLWFLTDFEKGIWVKKYSMPSQVARRFTNPLLMLDDGRIFFSEANFFGDREGFLRCYDLKNDTYTDVLQLKDSESIGIYEGSLLSI, encoded by the coding sequence ATGAGCAGGTTGTCCGGCGATGTCGAACGCCAGATCAAGGGCGATAGCATCCGTGTTGTGCGCGCGCGGCTAGACCGCGTCTGTTTCAACTGGAAGTTTTACTCTTGGGCCTTCTCGGTGCTGAACCCGGCCACTGGAGATAGCATCGCCTTGCCGACGGGCTTCTCGAAGGAATTAGCGCATGAGCTAGAGGTGGAGTGGACAAAGGAATGGCACTGCCGAGTCGCGTTGTGTGCTTTTGGGCAGGTCTCCTCCACAAGAGAGTACAAGGCGCTCCGCGTCTCTGAAATTCGTGACCGGAAAGTATGTGAGGTTATTACCTTTGATGACGCCAACCATGGAAGCTGGAGGAGAAAGCAAGACCCTCCGTCGCCCCACATCTTTCCCAGTAGATCAATGAGATGTGTGGTCGTCGATGGGGTGGTGTACTTTTTGAAAGACTTTTACAGCAATTATTCTAAAACTGGGGTTATTACCATTGAACCTGGTAGCGTAGCTTCGTTTAACCTCGAGACGGAGGAGTGGGGTGTTTTACGTGGTCCAGAACAGGTGCAGAGTTTTGTGCAAGAGAACGAGCATTACACCTACATAAAACTTGATCTCCAGTTAGAATTGGCAGAGTTGAACAACTGCTTAGTTATGGTTCATAATATTTATAGCATATCCATAGACTTgtggtttttgacagattttgagaAAGGTATCTGGGTTAAGAAATACAGCATGCCTTCACAAGTTGCTAGGCGTTTTACCAATCCTTTGCTGATGTTAGATGACGGGAGGATCTTCTTCAGTGAAGCGAATTTCTTTGGGGATAGAGAGGGATTTCTGCGTTGTTATGACTTAAAAAATGACACTTACACTGATGTGCTACAACTGAAAGATTCAGAATCCATTGGCATTTACGAAGGAAGCCTGCTGAGTATATAG